The Hippoglossus hippoglossus isolate fHipHip1 chromosome 21, fHipHip1.pri, whole genome shotgun sequence genomic sequence GGATTGTTGTTCTGCAGAAATAACCCAacgctgttgtgttgtttaaaggAAAATATGAGTCTGTGTTACTTGTCGGCGCCAAGTCTCACCGCTGACTTAGCTTTAGGAATGGAGAACCCTCAAAAGGAAATTGCACTTGATTCAAGGGTAATTGCTACCAGTACAAATGAGGTGGTTTTTCTGTTCGTCAGCCCACCATCAGTGACATTAAAGGAGGTGGACAAAATAACATATTCACATTTCAGTGCAATGCAACTCAACTCAGCAACCCTGGAAAATGACCATAAGGTTGATCCCACCCCCCCTCAAACACTAACCGAGCATTATAGCCAGTGTGAGGGTAGGATTTACTGCTGGACTGTAGTGTTAGATTGCATTAGTTTCAGCAAGGTGTTCCTAATGAAGTGCCTTCTCCATGTAAGTCTAAGAGTATGATAAGATTAAAGCAAGCACTTGCCGTCTTCCCAGAGGATTTCAAACCTGTCAAGTTCCAGGGATCTCCTCCTTAAAAAAATCCTTACTCTACCCCAGCTCCCAGCACTGACGACACCCAGTGAAACAGGGATTTGGGAAATGAACGTTAAGTTGCCAGCATAAACATAAGAATTAACAGTGGGACTTGTGTGATATGTGAAAGCCTGTTTGCACTGTGGCTAACAGGCATCTGTCCCTTGGAGATGAAACACTTGGAGCTTTGTCGTAGCTGCCAGCGAGTGCCTGTTGTGGGAAATGGCCCAGTTTGAGCACACCAGTTGCTTACTAAAAAAGCCAGTGGATACATTCGAttgtcattcatttatttatcagcaTTAACCTTAATAAGATGTTGTTACTGCACTGTAAAGCGTGTCACTTCATCAGGAGCAGAATATCCAAAACTTTGTAGCATCAAAATTCAACCTAGTTTATAAAAGGTTAGGTTTAATGctacatatttttaaatcactttttttctttaagtttaTTGCCCCCCTCAGGTTACAGGAGCCTAATACAGCACCAGAGGTTCAGTGGTTTCACTGAACACCACATAGGAGAAAGGTGTAGATTTACATTCTTTCTCCATGAACGTTGCAGATTTTGATCTAATTTGAGCAAGATCGATTAGTCTGCTGATATCAGCTCATTATTTCAAAAAGATTCTGGTGTCGCTGTAGTTAAAAGTCAGCACAGAAATGCCAAGATATAGAAAACTAGATTTAAGTTTGCATGAAGTCATGTTCGTCATTATCAGACGTCTTTAACATGTTTCATATTCTGATATTGTTATCAATctaaaaacatcagtgttggTCGGGGTACAGTTCTGCTCTGTCCTGGTATCTCTATTTGCTGGATCATACACAATGTAATGCATTGCATAACATGAAGAACTGagttttttcactttaaaagcagctgaatAACACATGGACGAGTGCATTCTTGTGGCCACGGGATACACGTTTTGTAGCGATGATCATTAAAAtggattttgttattttattatgatttattattaagttattatAAGAGATTTTTGaagttttgaaataaaaacatggctTCAGTGCAATCTGGGAACAGCAGTAACAGATACTGACTTCGCTCCTTCTAggtaaaaatgtccttttttacAGCAACAAAGTTTGTTAGTGTTTTGCACGttataacataataacatacTAAATTGAGTAAATCCGTGATGGATACGGTTGAGAATTGGAAGGTTTTTGCAGGACAAGAAAACTGAGGACTCAATCTGACTCAGAGGTAAATACTGTGTCAgggagtaaaaagaaaaactggctGCTCTCCCCACATGAGACAGTCACACCGAGCAGGTCTATTTTTATTATAGGGGGGGAATGTGGGAAATGTCAtaatttgcagcaattacagcaaaATACCATCTCTGGTTCCAGTTGATTCCCTTTAATTCGGTGGATTCAGATGAATTGACTTCTGAATAATCCAGtcgttttttctctctctctctctctctctctctgctgtgggTTTAAATGCAGGAGTGGATTTGACTCGTGCTCAGTCCAACCTGCACAACACAGatctgcagcagccgcagcagcagcagcagcagctagcatAGCGTCTGTAAGACTGTATGAGAGTGAGGGTCGTTACGCGCTGCGGTCTCCGGGGCAGACCTCCACCGGGCTGCTTTGACAGGGTGAACCTCCGGGCGAGATGGTGCCACAAACCCCACAGCGTCGCCGCGCACACACGAGGGTTAATCCCGCGGCAGGGTCGCGTTAAGCGAGCGGTGTTGTGTCAACCGGCGAGTCCCAGCGACCGCCTGCGCAGCTCCGGGGCATCACCGGCACCAATATTACATAAAACACAAGCGGAACCCGAATCGTGTTCGCAGCCCCGCTCCGCTCATCCTCCGCTGCCCAGCTAAATAACAcgccggggggggggaaaagaggCCACTCACGGTTGGTGCGGCGGCGAGAAGAAGTCACGGTTCCCGGGTGCGTCGGGCTCGTCTCCGCCGCTTCACTCGGACTCGGACACGACTGTTTTCCTCCGTGTCGTCGCCGCTGTCGGGAGAAAAGCGATCATGGGCTGAGCGGCTGTCGCATGTACCGCAGTGTTCACTGTCCGAGAGTCGGCCCCCCGCTTCTTCTCCACCACGGCCCGGGGAACGGTGCGCTACCGCCGCCGTGTGGCGTGGAGGCGGCACAGCTCGGTCAGATCAggactcgctctctctcgctctctctctctctctctcgcgtcAGGAAAGTTGTGTTTCCGCTGgagattttcaaaacaaaaccaaaaggaAACCAAAGCGGAAATGAAGCATGAACAAATGACACCAGTTTGAAACGGTGTAACATCGGGTCTTTATGAACTTGACATTGAGTACCacactgtatacaaataaaacacagtgttcAAAAGGATAGAAAATTAAGCAACAATacaaaatggaataaaaagtttatttatatttgattgcTTAGACCcgcccatagactgtatataaagatggatgacaactccttaaaagtgaagccaatgtgtCTTGGTCGCCACCTGGTGggtggctgcagcataggtcattacccctgcctcctccatgttagtagatggacATGAAGCAATGACAAATCTACATTACAAATCTACATTCAGAAAAACTTGATTGATCCCCACAAGGAAATTGCTTTTTAACATCTGCTCAAACCTTAGTCAGGGAAGAAAAGATATATCAATGCAtatgtagtagtagtagtatagtaGAGTGCTGATGAAGGAATTGTATAACTGGATTGCCTCAGGAAGGAATGACCTTGGGTGGCGTTCCGAGGAGCACTTAGTCATTCCGAGCCTCGTGCTCCTCTGGATACCAGAACATTACTTTGAGGGTGGGCCATGATGAAGAAGAGCTTTGACAACACCCTCCTCTCAGTGACTACATGCAGAGGGTCCAGCTCCACCCTCAGGACTGAGCCAGCCATCTCAATCAGTCCGCTGAATCTGCTGGTGTTGACCATCCGCCGGCTGTGATGCCCCGGCAAAACCGCGCTGTAGAAAATGTCGCCGGCCAATGCAGACTAATACAAAATCAGCAGCTTGGTTAAAGATGTTAAAGGACCACCCTGCAGTAAAAAAGAGCAGACTCTGGTCCTTTCTGTAGAGAGCTGCAGAGTCCCTGGTCCAGTTCAGTTTGCTGTGCAAGAGGACACTAGGGTCTGTGTACTCATGTAGCATCTCCACCATTTCTCTAGCAAATGTCAGACGTCAAATGCAATTTCATCatggaaaagtgtttttttctactGAGTCTGCAAAGCTTGCATTTCAGCAAGAAAAAGAAGCTTAGAGATTCAAGGTAGTGTAAAAACTGACAGCAAACACTCTTACCTCCGACTATCACATACAAATTTGCAGATAAACTGATAAACTTAAGGACGTGTAACAGAACCCTGAATCTATCTCAACCTAACCCTAATGAATAAAACGTGTCTccaatatataaatacattcatcTATTTCAATAATTGTAAAACAGAAGTAATAAGAATAAGtggatctgtttttttttttaaagttgcattCAATTAAATCCTGAATAAAAAACTTAGGATAACGTACACAGAATGCATTTAGTGCACAATGCAAAGATATGAAGCGAGAATTTAACAAATCAGTTTATAAAAATCAGCCGAGATGTCCACAGATATAATTACACACTAAATCTACACCATCAGCTAAGAGTAGATACTGTAAATATGCCAAATTATTTCACAGTACCAGAGtctaaacacaaaaaataaataaaaacaccttgAATCTTATTGACACAGAATAAAAGTGCAATAGAAGCTGCTAATTTGAAATCAAATGTAAGCTTTTGTTAGACTCTTGTATTATTAAAGGACTTTGAGTTTCCGAAGTTTATCAGAAAAAAAGTCATTTAATTCTAAAATTCATATAACCCAGAAATCTATTTCGAATTTTAGTCAACTTAAAACCATAAATGAGAGGATTCATGAGTGGAGGTATGACAAGAATCTCCattgaaataaagtttttaagtGATTGAGGTAATTTCTTTGAACCATATCGtatattcataatatcaaaAAGTAGAGTGAAAGCAAAAGTGATCAAAGAGAGTAAATGTGGCACACATGTTTGCATGAACTTTGCCCTGTTTTCTACAGAATTTACACATGTTCTAATGAGATATATGTAGGACCAAACTATAAATACACcatgaaatacataaatgagTATTGTAATGTAAGCAACGATGTTGTTAACCATAGTTTCAGCTGGGAAACAAGCAAGTGTAACAATAATCCAATTCACACAGAAGAGACTGGCAATATACGGGCTGCATAACTTCAGTCTTGATGTTAGAAAAATATTTATGCCGTTAATGCAGAAAGGTGTAAACCAGGAGAAACACAATAACTTAATGAGTCTTTGCTTTGACATGATAGAGTGATACTGCAGTGGTCGACATATAGCCACATATCTGTCATAAGCCATTACTGCAAGAAAAGAGAGATCAATGCAGGCAAATGAGTAGAGTACTAAAGCTTGAACAAGACATCCAGAATAAGAGATGACATGAACAGGAGAGAGCAGATCCCACAGAAATTTGGGAAAGAAACCTATTGATCCATAAAGTCCATTCATGCAAAATGCACACAGCAGAATATACATTGGTTCATGGAGGTTTTTATCCAAGATGATGGTCACAATAAGAGTTATATTTACCAGCAAAATTACACAGTAACAAAccaaagtgagagagaagagaacaaaCCTGTTGTTCTTTGGTTCACTTAAACCTGAAAGATAGAATATTTTGATCACAGAGACATTTTCCATCATATTTTGAAACCTGGTTTTTCTTGTGTGAAAGGTTCCTGAGTCCCTGACAGCGTCTGCTCTGTGGTCGCACTGCTTATAGTATCTCGGTCTACAGCAGGGAGTGAGGTGGGATTTGAAACCAGCCAATCGACGTTCAGTAAAAAGTCTTTCAGCATGTGACAATCTATGAGCATGAgcaattataataattacaatatttactgaATTCTACCAAAAGGGCAATATACTATTGTGTCTTTAGCTTGTAATCAACAAAGCCAAAGACTTATCAGTTATGAGTACTTCCTGTTTAATTGCAAAACACCAAATTTCTATATTATGCTTCGGACCTGCTGTATAAACCTTCACAGTTTAACATTGTCAGGGATTTGAAACCaactgcaaatgaaaacataacctcctacCTGCCGATATAAACACAGTATTATACATATCAAATTCTTTATTACCACAACAAGACAACAATATAATTTAACATGTATTTTGCACATCTTTGCACTGACACTGATTTCATGAAACAAAATGTCCAGGAATACAGCCGTGAGTTTAATTGTGTCATCCCTCACAATTCCATGATATTTTGCCTTTATCAATTCCATAGAAATGCAGTACAGAGTGTTGGCCAGTAGATGTCCTCATGTTAACTGCACCAACTGATTCAAGTCATTTTCAGCCCTTCTGTGCACTGGTGGGAATCAGCACATTGTGTGACAGCCTCGAAGTCACAGGTTTCTGAATGCAGACAGATGTGGGAGTCACATAACAAACATATCTCAacaacaccttgagggaattccATCAAAttggtaaaacaaaaatgttaatttgaacTTATGGATGAACTGATATGAATTTGTTGGTCAAAGATCAGGATCACTGACCTTACAAAACACGTTTTTGATCTTGTGAGtgcaacatctcaggaacaccttcagaggatttcttcacatttggcacagaTGTTCATTTAGACTCATGGATCAACTGATAAGATTTGGGTAATGAACAGTCAatgtcacagtggcctcacaaaacatgtttgggCCCTTTGTCCTTCTCTAGTCTCCCTTTAAGGATCTGCTTTAAATCTTGCCCAGTTGTCAAGTGGACTCAAAGAATAACTGATTCGATTGCAGTGGTCACAAGTCATgatgacctcatatgagtcttgaaaaaaatgtaggtagacagaaactgcactggttgacATACAAGTGCTGTATTTGTGGCTTGCCAGGCAAACTTAATTGAGTCCATACCACTTAAAAAAGGGAATCTTTGGCTTGGGCCTTTGTACATTTACTCTGCTTAAACAGGGACAGCAAATGACTTCTGGTTGTCTTGTGGTCAGACCTATAGCTGTCTTGAGAGATTTTGCACTGCAATTACTGAAAAATCCACGTCAACTGATTCATTTCCATCCATCAGTTTGCATCACAAATACATTGGAATGTGAGGAGACACCAATCATTAATCACATTGAGTAAGATAATCACAGGGACAAAATCAGCGTTCCGAGGAGCACTTAGTCATTCCGAGCCTCGTGCTCCTCTGGATACCAGAACATTACTTTGAGGGTGGGCCATGATGAAGAAGAGCTTTGACAACACCCTCCTCTCAGTGACTACATGCAGAGGGTCCAGCTCCACCCTCAGGACTGAGCCAGCCATCTCAATCAGTCCGCTGAATCTGCTGGTGTTGACCATCCGCCGGCTGTGATGCCCCGGCAAAACCGCGCTGTAGAAAATGTCGCCGGCCAATGCAGACTAATACAAAATCAGCAGCTTGGTTAAAGATGTTAAAGGACCACCCTGCAGTAAAAAAGAGCAGACTCTGGTCCTTTCTGTAGAGAGCTGCAGAGTCCCTGGTCCAGTTCAGTTTGCTGTGCAAGAGGACACTAGGGTCTGTGTACTCATGTAGCATGTCCACCATTTCTCTAGCAAATGTCAGACGTCAAATGCAATTTCATCatggaaaagtgtttttttttactgagtcTGCAAAGCTTGCATTTCAGCAAGAAAAAGAAGCTTAGAGATTCAAGGTAGTGTAAAAACTGACAGCAAACACTCTTACCTCCGACTATCACATACAAATTTGCAGATAAACTGATAAACTTAAGGACGTGTAACAGAACCCTGAATCTATCTCAACCTAACCCTAATAAATAAAACGTGTCTCCAATCTAAGTTGCTCAATGTTTGTATAAAATTTCCATCTCATAAGTGGAGAATTCTGGCCTATAATTTTGCTTATTATGAGGTCCTTGTTAAAAAACAGCATCACTACAACATTTTTAGGGAAAGGTTATCTATATTAATGAGGTGACATGTAGTCCACAATTTGGCTcgtgaaataataatttaggaGAGccaattttttaaaagcttaaaattTATatggaaactgtaaaaatgctTTTCCCACTGTGTGCTAAATGACTAACAGAAGTTTTCCTCTCAGCATCTTTTGTTATAGTCTCAAGTTCCTTCTCCGTCTGAAACATAAAGGAGTTTAATGTAAAAACTGATGATGCATCtaaaatgttcatttcagaCACGTaagctgtgttttattggaAATGTTAAAATTTGATTCTCTTCATTGTTAATCTTTGTACATTTATCTATTTCAATAATTGTAAAACAGAAGTAATAAGAATAAGtggatctgtttttttttttaagttgcatTCAATTAAATCCTGAATAAAAAACTAAGGATAACATACACAGAATGCATTTAATGCACAATGCAAAGATATGAAGCGAGAATTTAACAAATCAGTTTATAAAAATCAGCCGAGATGTCCACAGATATAATTACACACTAAATCTACACCATCAGCTACGAGTAGATACTGTAAATATGCCAAATTATTTCACAGTACCAGAGTCTAAACACAAAAGATAAATCAAAACACCTTGAATCTTATTGACACAGAATAAAAGTGCAATAGAAACTGCTACTTTGAAATCAAATGTCAGCTTTTGTTAGACTCTTGTATTATTAAAGGACTTTGAGTTTCCGAAGTATATCAGAAAAAAGGTCATTTAATTCTAAAATTCATATAACCCAGAAATCTATTTCGAATTTTAGTCAACTTAAAACCATAAATGAGAGGATTCATGAGTGGAGGTATGACAAGAATCTCCattgaaataaagtttttaagtGATTGAGGTAATTTCTTTGAACCATATCGtatattcataatatcaaaAAGTACggtgaaaataaaagtgatcAAAGAGAGTAAATGTGGCACACATGTTTGCATGAACTTTGCCCTGTTTTCTACAGAATTTACACATGTTCTAATGAGATATATGTAGGACCAAACTATAAATACACcatgaaatacataaatgagTATTGTAATGTATGCAACGATGTTGTTAACCATAGTTTCAGCTGGGAAACAAGCAAGTGCAACAATGAGCCAATTCACACAGAAGAGACTGGCAATATACGGGCTGCATAACTTCAGTCTTGAtgttatacaaatatttgttccTATAATGCAGAAAGGTGTAAACCAGGAGAAACACACTAACTTCATGAGTCTTTGCTTTGACATGATAGTGTGATACTGCAGTGGTCGACATATAGCCACATATCTGTCATATGCCATTGCTGCAAGAAAAGAGAGATCAATGCAGGCAAATGAGTGAATTACTAAACCCTGAAGAAAACATCCAGAATAAGAGATGACATGAACAGGAGAGAGCAGATCCCACAGAAATTTGGGGAAGAAACCTGTTGTTCCATAAAGTCCATTCATGCAAAATGCACACAGCAGAATATACATTGGTTCATGGAGGTTTTTATCCAAGATGATGGTCACAATAAGAGTTATATTTACCAGCAAAATGACACAGTAACATAacaaagtgagagagaagagaacaaaCCTGTTGTTCTTTGGTTCACTTAAACCTGAAAGGTAGAATATTTTTATCACAGAGACATTTTCCATCATATTTTGAAACCTGGTTTTTCTTGTGTGAAAGGTTCCTGAGTCCCTGACAGCGTCTGCTCTGTGGTCGCACTGCTTATAGTATCTCGGTCTACAGCAGGGAGTGAGGTGGGATTTGAAACCAGCCAATCGACGTTCAGTAAAAAGTCTTTCAGCATGTGACAATCTATGAGCATGAgcaattataataattacaatattaaCTGATTTCTACCAAAAGGGCAATATACTATTGTGTGTTTAGCTTGTAATCAACAAAGCCAAAGACTTATCAGTTATGAGTACTTCCTGTTTAATTGCAAAACACCAAATTTCTATATTATGCTTCGGACCTGCTGTATAAACCTTCACAGTTTAACATTGTCAGGGATTTGAAACCaactgcaaatgaaaacataacctcctacCTGCCGATATAAACACAGTATTATACATATCAAATTCTTTATTACCACAACAAGACAACAATATAATTGAACATGTATTTTGCACATCTTTACACTGACACTGATTTCATGAAACAAAATGTCCAGGAATACAGCCGTGAGTTTAATTGTGTCATCCCTCACAATTTCATGATATTTTGCCTTTATCAATTCCATAGAAATGCAGTACAGAGTGTTGGCCAGTAGATGTCCTCATGTTAACTGCACCAACTGATTCAAGTCATTTTCAGCCCTTCTGTGCACTGGTGGGAATCAGCAGCACATTGTGTGACAGCCTCTAAGTCACAGGTTTCTGAATGCAGACAGATGTGGGAGTCACATAACAAACATATCTCAACAATAACTTCAGGGAATTCCATCAAAttggtaaaacaaaaatgttaatttgaacTTATGGATGAACTGATATGAATTTGTTGGTCAAAGATCAGGATCACTGACCTTACAAAACACGTTTTTGATCTTGTGAGtgcaacatctcaggaacaccttcagagggatttcttcacatttggcacagaTGTTCATTTAGACTCATGGATCAACTGATAAGATTTGGGTAATGAACAGTCAatgtcacagtggcctcacaaaacatgtttgggCCCTTTGTCCTTCTCTAGTCTCCCTTTAAGGATCTGCTTTAAATCTTGCCCAGTTGTCAAGTGGACTCAAAGAATAACTGATTCGATTGCAGTGGTCACAAGTCATgatgacctcatatgagtcttgaaaaaaatgtaggtagacagaaactgcactggttgacATACAAGTGCTGTATTTGTGGCTTGCCAGGCAAACTTAATTGAGTCCATACCACTTAAAAAAGGGAATCTTTGGCTTGGGCCTTTGTACATTTACTCTGCTTAAACAGGGACAGCAAATGACTTCTGGTTGTCTTGTGGTCAGACCTATAGCTGTCTTGAGAGATTTTGCACTGCAATTACTGAAAAATCCACATCAACTGATTCATTTCCATCCATCAGTTTGCATCACAAATACATTGGAATGTGAGGAGACACCAATCATTAATCACATTGAGTAAGATAATCACAGGGACAAAATCAGCGTTCCGAGGAGCACTTAGTCATTCCGAGCCTCGTGCTCCTCTGGATACCAGAACATTACTTTGAGGGTGGGCCATGATGAAGAAGAGCTTTGACAACACCCTCCTCTCAGTGACTACATGCAgaggctccagctccaccctcAGGACTGAGCCAGCCATCTCAATCAGTCCGCTGAATCTGCTGGTGTTGACCATCCGCCGGCTGTGATGCCCCGGCAAAACCGCGCTGTAGAAAATGTCGCCGGCCAATGCAGACTCATAAAAAATCAGCAGCTTGGTTAAAGATGTTAAAGGACCACCCTGCAGTAAAAAAGAGCAGACTCTGGTCCTTTCTGTAGAGAGCTGCAGAGTCCCTGGTCCAGTTCAGTTTGCTGTGCAAGAGGACACTAGGGTCTGTGTACTCATGTAGCATCTCCACCATTTCTCTAGCAAATGTCAGACGTCAAATGCAATTTCATCatggaaaagtgtttttttctactGAGTCTGCAAAGCTTGCATTTCAGCAAGAAAAAGAAGCTTAGAGATTCAAGGTAGTGTAAAAACTGACAGCAAACACTCTTACCTCCGACTATCACATACAAATTTGCAGATAAACTGATAAACTTAAGGACGTGTAACAGAACCCTGAATCTATCTCAACCTAACCCTAATGAATAAAACGTGTCTccaatatataaatacattcatcTATTTCAATAATTGTAAAACAGAAGTAATAAGAATAAGtggatctgtttttttttttaaagttgcattCAATTAAATCCTGAATAAAAAACTTAGGATAACGTACACAGAATGCATTTAGTGCACAATGCAAAGATATGAAGCGAGAATTTAACAAATCAGTTTATAAAAATCAGCCGAGATGTCCACAGATATAATTACACACTAAATCTACACCATCAGCTAAGAGTAGATACTGTAAATATGCCAAATTATTTCACAGTACCAGAGtctaaacacaaaaaataaataaaaacaccttgAATCTTATTGACACAGAATAAAAGTGCAATAGAAGCTGCTAATTTGAAATCAAATGTAAGCTTTTGTTAGACTCTTGTATTATTAAAGGACTTTGAGTTTCCGAAGTTTATCAGAAAAAAAGTCATTTAATTCTAAAATTCATATAACCCAGAAATCTATTTCGAATTTTAGTCAACTTAAAACCATAAATGAGAGGATTCATGAGTGGAGGTATGACAAGAATCTCCattgaaataaagtttttaagtGATTGAGGTAATTTCTTTGAACCATATCGtatattcataatatcaaaAAGTAGAGTGAAAGCAAAAGTGATCAAAGAGAGTAAATGTGGCACACATGTTTGCATGAACTTTGCCCTGTTTTCTACAGAATTTACACATGTTCTAATGAGATATATGTAGGACCAAACTATAAATACACcatgaaatacataaatgagTATTGTAATGTAAGCAACGATGTTGTTAACCATAGTTTCAGCTGGGAAACAAGCAAGTGTAACAATAATCCAATTCACACAGAAGAGACTGGCAATATACGGGCTGCATAACTTCAGTCTTGATGTTAGAAAAATATTTATGCCGTTAATGCAGAAAGGTGTAAACCAGGAGAAACACAATAACTTAATGAGTCTTTGCTTTGACATGATAGAGTGATACTGCAGTGGTCGACATATAGCCACATATCTGTCATAAGCCATTACTGCAAGAAAAGAGAGATCAATGCAGGCAAATGAGTAGAGTACTAAAGCTTGAACAAGACATCCAGAATAAGAGATGACATGAACAGGAGAGAGCAGATCCCACAGAAATTTGGGAAAGAAACCTATTGATCCATAAAGTCCATTCATGCAAAATGCACACAGCAGAATATACATTGGTTCATGGAGGTTTTTATCCAAGATGATGGTCACAATAAGAGTTATATTTACCAGCAAAATTACACAGTAACAAAccaaagtgagagagaagagaacaaaCCTGTTGTTCTTTGGTTCACTTAAACCTGAAAGATAGAATATTTTGATCACAGAGACATTTTCCATCATATTTTGAAACCTGGTTTTTCTTGTGTGAAAGGTTCCTGAGTCCCTGACAGCGTCTGCTCTGTGGTCGCACTGCTTATAGTATCTCGGTCTACAGCAGGGAGTGAGGTGGGATTTGAAACCAGCCAATCGACGTTCAGTAAAAAGTCTTTCAGCATGTGACAATCTATGAGCATGAgcaattataataattacaatatttactgaATTCTACCAAAAGGGCAATATACTATTGTGTCTTTAGCTTGTAATCAACAAAGCCAAAGACTTATCAGTTATGAGTACTTCCTGTTTAATTGCAAAACACCAAATTTCTATATTATGCTTCGGACCTGCTGTATAAACCTTCACAGTTTAACATTGTCAGGGATTTGAAACCaactgcaaatgaaaacataacctcctacCTGCCGATATAAACACAGTATTATACATATCAAATTCTTTATTACCACAACAAGACAACAATATAATTTAACATGTATTTTGCACATCTTTGCACTGACACTGATTTCATGAAACAAAATGTCCAGGAATACAGCCGTGAGTTTAATTGTGTCATCCCTCACAATTCCATGATATTTTGCCTTTATCAATTCCATAGAAATGCAGTACAGAGTGTTGGCCAGTAGATGTCCTCATGTTAACTGCACCAACTGATTCAAGTCATTTTCAGCCCTTCTGTGCACTGGTGGGAATCAGCACATTGTGTGACAGCCTCGAAGTCACAGGTTTCTGAATGCAGACAGATGTGGGAGTCACATAACAAACATATCTCAACAATAACTTCAGGGAATTCCATCAAAttggtaaaacaaaaatgttaatttgaacTTATGGATGAACTGATATGAATTTGTTGGTCAAAGATCAGGATCACTGACCTTACAAAACACGTTTTTGATCTTGTGAGtgcaacatctcaggaacaccttcagaggatttcttcacatttggcacagaTGTTCATTTAGACTCATGGATCA encodes the following:
- the LOC117755407 gene encoding olfactory receptor 11H6-like, whose amino-acid sequence is MMENVSVIKIFYLSGLSEPKNNRFVLFSLTLVCYCVILLVNITLIVTIILDKNLHEPMYILLCAFCMNGLYGSIGFFPKFLWDLLSPVHVISYSGCLVQALVLYSFACIDLSFLAVMAYDRYVAICRPLQYHSIMSKQRLIKLLCFSWFTPFCINGINIFLTSRLKLCSPYIASLFCVNWIIVTLACFPAETMVNNIVAYITILIYVFHGVFIVWSYIYLIRTCVNSVENRAKFMQTCVPHLLSLITFAFTLLFDIMNIRYGSKKLPQSLKNFISMEILVIPPLMNPLIYGFKLTKIRNRFLGYMNFRIK
- the LOC117755408 gene encoding olfactory receptor 1019-like, with product MMENVSVIKIFYLSGLSEPKNNRFVLFSLTLLCYCVILLVNITLIVTIILDKNLHEPMYILLCAFCMNGLYGTTGFFPKFLWDLLSPVHVISYSGCFLQGLVIHSFACIDLSFLAAMAYDRYVAICRPLQYHTIMSKQRLMKLVCFSWFTPFCIIGTNICITSRLKLCSPYIASLFCVNWLIVALACFPAETMVNNIVAYITILIYVFHGVFIVWSYIYLIRTCVNSVENRAKFMQTCVPHLLSLITFIFTVLFDIMNIRYGSKKLPQSLKNFISMEILVIPPLMNPLIYGFKLTKIRNRFLGYMNFRIK